agttctaagtcaggatctccttatcattaTCAAGGCTATAATAAGCATCAATTAAAACATTGGCTAATGACCTCAacttcttagaagagtaggatttcagatttctctgaacatcaaTAAAATTTACCTtatcgtcttcatcttcttcatccttaTCAGACTGAGCCATCAGCGCGAACAATGAGTCATACTTCGTTGCTTCAGTTTCTACTGCCATCATGAAactattttctgcatttggttccctttctgattcactggaggagtctccccaagtAGCAAGAGCCTACTTCACAATGTTGTCATCAACGCTTTTTTGATTGAATCGTTTgtctggaaccaggttcctttttgtTGCTTTGTCAGGATTTTGTTTGTATTGCTCCTGTTTCCCGAGTGGGcaatctttgatgaaatgccctggcttTCTGCACCTGTGACAAAGATCGTTGTTCCTTGCTTTACTTGAACTGTCCCTCCTTGGTATACCACCATTTTTttgaaccatcttttgaaatcttttagtaaggtaggccatgtcactatcttcatcacttgaaTCACTGCTTTCAGCTTTGagcaccaggttcttttccttcttcggctctctcctttcactgtctttctttcttttcatctcgtatgtcttcagattaccaatcaacttatccatggttagagtttgtaGGTCTTTAGCTTTAGTGATagcatttaccttactttcccatgaaccaggtagaacactgaggaTTTTTCTTACAAGTTTATTTCTGGGAATAACATCTCCAAGTaaatgaagctcatttatgatggaggtgaattTGGTGTGCATATCCTGTGTAGACTCATCATCattcatcctgaagagctcatactTTGTGGTGAGCATGTCAGTCTTGGATTGtttaacctgagtagttccttcatATGCAGTTTGCAACACTttccatatttctttggcagtatTACAAGCTGAGACTCTGTTGTACTCATCGGGTCCTATACCACATATCAAGATTTTCTAAGCGCGATAGTTCTTTTCCACAGCTTTTCTGTCAATATCACTATACTCCTTTCTGTTTTTCGGCACCATTGGTCCAGTTTCTTCAAGCTTCTTCATAGggacatgtggaccatcacagaTGATGTCCCACAGTTCTGAATCTTTGGCCATTATAAAATCATACATGCGTGTCTTCCACCAGccatagtactgaccattgaatctgggaggtctgtaggttgattgtccttcctcaaagttgggTGGAGCAGCCATTAAGATCTTTTCTAgttgttaaccttttagaaagaacctgctccgataccaattgttagtttgtatgagtccaccaaactgtagagtacctggtcctctatgagataatgctgagaatgctaatacgACTGTAAGTAAAGGAGGCAaagaatttttacgtggaaaaatcccacacaaggggatcaaaaaatcaCAATCTACACTTGtgggcttttaacttcactaacttgcaatctcactattacaagacactttgtaataaccctattacaaatacttcaactaacttgtgatgctctcaccacaagccactttataactctcctagttacaaaggctttaaacttatgactaatcctagtcacaacataaactcagaagtttatggatttttgttttttcctaccacaaagcttctaagaaagcaaaataagaaatacaataaagaacaaataacaagattacaactcaactacggatataCATAAGctcattgtgaaactgatccttagtggagttgtcttcttgttcttgacacactagtgacttcaatgccggatgaacactattatgcttgagagaatatcactgaatgcacaagtgaaaaatgttgtgccttgcaccaggttgttatatcacaaaagacatcccaatggatagtgatgtcaattcttggtacacgtttcttcccaatgagaagtgactgttgcactatCTGCACAGTCACTTATGTGTAGTTgcgttccagctgtatagttgactagTACTTTTGTCAGAGAATACTAAGggaccaggtcctagttgtgttccttTTTTGTAACAGTTGCGAGATAGTCACATTCTGCTGTTATGTTCCAGCTGTACTGTTGACTTGTACTTTTGtaagagaaccctaagggaccaggtccctgttgtgttcctctttataatgattgcggacagtcactgacttgtatttctgtcggagaaccctaagggaccagctcaccaggtccctgttgtgttcctccctgtggTTGTTCATTCATTTGTTGATTTTCAGACCAGACATTATTCAGTTTGAAATGTGTACCATGTgagtcaggttctctatctggttcttcataacaagtttgttagatcatcaaaacataagaagcataaggcaaagacattgaaaacccatcaattttatttgagaaaaatgtggtttggaatgtgagaaaagacccacaattttatacgaagataATGCTGCATGCAtggcccaattgaagggaggatttataaaaggagatagaacaaagcacatttcaccaaaattattctacgcACACAACCTTCAGAAAAAtagtgacattgatgtgcaacaaatccgttcaagtgataatccaacagatttattcactaaatctttgccaacttcatcttttgagaagatggtatacaagattggaatgcggagactcaaatatttgagacaaggttttcatcagggggagtaaaatacgcgatgcactctttttcctttactaaggttttttcacatggggttttccttataaggtttttaataaggcacctagcaatgcgtattactaaatatatgtactctttttccctcactaggatttttttccacgtgatttttcctagtaaggttttaatgaggcacgttatcttttaatgaacatccaaaggggagtgttataaatatattatattttggatgttcatttagtactccgatgtaaataagcttcctaaagaagcttatccatatgggacttcgccataaatatgtttatctatttaatactctattgaaaataagcctcctgaagaagtttatcacttcggtacacggttatggataaacattacccccggtagaagattatctataccaagtacaatgagcttatcctttcagtactctgttatggataaatattacccccactagaagattatctatatccGGTACAATGAGCTTaacctttcagtactccgttatggataacattactctcagtagaagattatccatatctggtatagtagcagttTGTAGTAGCAACTTACAtagcagcttcctttcttttataaatagaagagatttcagtttatTATGTACCTcaatttgaattcgaataatatatcagtttctctatgCTTGTCTTTaatttatagtctttattttataagaGAAACAAACATAATGAATAATGAGATATCTTTTTCCACCCTTTTGATTCCTTGTTTCAAAGAAAGGGAAAATGAAAGTGAAAGAAGTATTTGGATAACTCTAGTTCAGACCACAAACTGCTTTGTTACAGTGTCACCACATAAGAAAGAAATGTCTTGTACGAAAATGCCAACATCGACTTGTACTGAAAGAGCCAGAACTGATGCTAAGGTCCATATCCTTACTGATTTTTAATGGTGTGGGGATTTTGGGTTAAGGAATTAAATCTCGGGCAAAAAGCCCAAAACTGAAAGCGAAACGAAACACGCATCCTGCGAAATTTCCGATCCTTTTCCTCAATACCATTCAATTATTTCAAAGGagaataaaattaattaatattATGTGATTTTGGCCCCGGCACCTGCGAATTATTTTTCTACACGACATAGTAGTTCTTTTGGAGGTACCCGTGGAGCAACAGTAAAATTATCTCCGTGTAACTTATAGGTCACTAGTTCGAGCTAAGGAATCATGCTCTGATGTTTGCATTAGGGTAGACTGTTAGTTGTCAACATCATATCCCTTGGGATACCGCTCTTCCCCGAACTCTGAATGAAAGCGGAATACTTCGTGCACCAAATTGTCCTCTTACACCACACAATTCTTTTGAAtttctctttccttatttattgTTAAGTTATCAGTGATCCTCCTTAAATGAAAAAATCTTGAATGAACGGTGTCACTTACTACTTTTTCACTTGGTTGTCGCATAAATCATCTTATTTTATTGAACTATAAGAAAACACATGAAATTCTTTTCAAAGTTCATTGACAAGTTGTAACAAAAATTTCATGAATTTCTTTTTGAGGTTCATAATTCTGATGTCACAATACCTACCATATTTGTGCAATTGGTTCAGTGGTAAGCACAAGTGGACGACTCGTTTGACTAGACAGCCATTCACCAGAAAGCCCAGAATGTCCTGTACACGTGTTTTTATTAATCTAAATTTTATAGAatatggtaaaaaaaaaaaaaaaaaaaaaaaaaaaaactggtcCAAGAGAAAATCCACGTCATCTAATTTTGATTCACCAATTTGCCACGTCGGATCATGTGGGCTCGGTCAAGCTTGGCTGAAGAATCAGAGAATATCCACCGCAGTTAAGAAATTATGCTTTTTGGTGTATGCGAATATCCGCTCTCGTAGCCATCCACTGACCCCACCCATGCCGAGTTTTCTGATTGTTAATTCGTTCTGATGCCGGCTGATCCAATGATAAAAATACCCCTGAAGCTTTTCGGAATTGCAGTGGAGCCACTGTGGTAACTTCTATTAAGGTGGTGATGAATTAACAGAAATGCCCTTGCCGTAATGCCGTCAATAAACATAAACGTTTCAATAAATGTCTGCTAACCGCAATTAGTGGATATATTCCggaaaatattatataaataatgGATTGCAATATAATGGGGTCATTttgataatataaaataaaaaaaagatagATATGGTGTGGTTTATCAATGGATATAAATTTGTCATGTGAAAAGGGTGGTTGTGTTTGTTTTTGACCTCGCAAAACATGCTTTATATTAATGCACGAAATTATAGCAGAAATGACAATGATGCTGAGGCATCAGACAACTTACAAGCCAATAAATATTCAGATGAAAATAGAGCAAATTTTAAAAAACTTTTGCGAACTCAACTTACGTGAACtgttcaacaacaacaataacagacTTAGACTTTACCCAGTATATACGATCGAAATCAGGTATGCACAATTTTCCAGGCACAAGGATCGCTTCAAGCTCGAGTTCAGGTAaggtcgagttcgagctcgatggacCAGACTCGAGCTCGAAGACAGAATGCAATGTCCGAGGATCGAAGTACGCAAGGAACATCGAAGTCAAGTACAATCGGCTCCGAGACAGTGTCATTATGAGTTTGTTACAAAAGGACAAAATTCTCGCCACGTCCCTAAGATCATGGCGAAAATTCCGGAATTGATTTGTACGAATTAGTACAAATCCATACTAGGCGGTTATAcagctgtcccaataagattTTTTTCTGTAAATGGAAATGTACCTTACTTAGGgctctcctcctatataaagagaACCTCAATCATTTGTAAACATCATCTAATTATTGACAAAGAATACATTATCTTACTTTTTCActcattgttcatcagaattgttctttagctttattattcttgCTTTATTGTTCTAGCACGTCTCGAGGTCACTAGGATCGAGGTCGAGACTGACCTGTCTACTGATTTGGTCTTACTTATTTCCTTCATCT
This sequence is a window from Nicotiana sylvestris chromosome 3, ASM39365v2, whole genome shotgun sequence. Protein-coding genes within it:
- the LOC138887920 gene encoding uncharacterized protein, yielding MLTTKYELFRMNDDESTQDMHTKFTSIINELHLLGDVIPRNKLVRKILSVLPGSWESKVNAITKAKDLQTLTMDKLIGNLKTYEMKRKKDSERREPKKEKNLVLKAESSDSSDEDSDMAYLTKRFQKMVQKNGGIPRRDSSSKARNNDLCHRCRKPGHFIKDCPLGKQEQYKQNPDKATKRNLALATWGDSSSESEREPNAENSFMMAVETEATKYDSLFALMAQSDKDEEDEDDKVNFIDVQRNLKSYSSKKLRSLANVLIDAYYSLDNDKEILT